In the genome of Streptomyces collinus, one region contains:
- a CDS encoding helix-turn-helix domain-containing protein, with the protein MSDPRPGTGAGAPTVLRMILGRRLQEARQHAGLSLDDAARALRVTPLTIRRLEKAEVGLKILYVEKLLETYGAGRQEIDEFVTLAERANEPGWWHPYRDVMPSWFTAYVSLETGARTLRTYEPHYVTGLLQTPGYARAVLRGGFPNDGEDGLDRRVELRLRRQGLLTKPDAPTLWVVMEEAVLHRVVGGPEVMRDQIDRLLEASELEHVSVDIVPFDAGAHVGACAPFTYFRFEERELPDIVYSEILSASVYLDQRADVVAHLEAHNRLSLKTSSADSRALLNRMRKEYS; encoded by the coding sequence GTGAGCGACCCGCGACCAGGAACCGGCGCCGGTGCCCCCACCGTTCTGCGCATGATCCTGGGCCGCCGGCTCCAGGAGGCCAGGCAGCACGCGGGCCTGTCCCTCGACGACGCCGCCAGGGCCCTGCGCGTCACCCCGCTGACCATCCGCCGCCTGGAGAAGGCCGAGGTCGGCCTGAAGATCCTCTACGTCGAGAAGCTGCTGGAGACCTACGGGGCCGGCCGGCAGGAGATCGACGAGTTCGTCACCCTGGCCGAGCGGGCCAACGAGCCCGGCTGGTGGCACCCGTACCGCGATGTGATGCCGTCCTGGTTCACGGCCTACGTGAGCCTGGAGACCGGCGCGAGAACCCTGCGCACCTACGAGCCGCACTACGTCACGGGCCTGCTCCAGACGCCCGGCTACGCCCGTGCCGTGCTGCGCGGCGGCTTCCCCAACGACGGTGAGGACGGCCTCGACCGGCGCGTGGAGCTGCGGCTGCGCCGCCAGGGCCTGCTCACCAAGCCGGACGCGCCCACGCTGTGGGTGGTGATGGAGGAGGCCGTGCTGCACCGGGTGGTGGGCGGCCCCGAGGTGATGCGGGACCAGATCGACCGGCTCCTGGAGGCGTCCGAGCTGGAGCACGTCAGCGTCGACATCGTGCCGTTCGACGCGGGCGCCCACGTCGGGGCGTGCGCGCCCTTCACCTACTTCCGGTTCGAGGAGCGGGAGCTGCCCGACATCGTCTACAGCGAGATCCTCTCCGCGTCCGTCTACCTCGACCAGCGCGCGGACGTCGTGGCCCATCTGGAGGCGCACAACCGGCTGTCGCTGAAGACCTCGTCCGCGGACAGCAGGGCGCTGTTGAACCGCATGCGGAAGGAGTACTCATGA
- a CDS encoding DUF397 domain-containing protein, with protein MTVTGGAVYNGMPASDLGEQGWERPWSGPNGGQCVETKQLADGRVAVRQSADPAGPALIYTPEEITAFVAGVKQGLADHLTAR; from the coding sequence ATGACCGTCACCGGGGGAGCCGTGTACAACGGCATGCCCGCGTCCGACCTCGGCGAGCAGGGCTGGGAACGTCCGTGGAGCGGCCCGAACGGGGGCCAGTGCGTGGAGACGAAGCAGCTCGCCGACGGCCGCGTGGCGGTGCGCCAGTCGGCCGATCCCGCCGGTCCCGCGCTGATCTACACGCCCGAGGAGATCACCGCGTTCGTCGCGGGGGTCAAGCAGGGCCTCGCCGACCATCTGACGGCCCGCTGA